A stretch of the Flavobacteriales bacterium genome encodes the following:
- a CDS encoding helix-turn-helix transcriptional regulator, with amino-acid sequence MQLLIGKNIKNIREKKGIPQQVLAAQCNMEKSNLSRLESG; translated from the coding sequence ATGCAACTTCTCATAGGAAAAAACATAAAAAACATTCGTGAGAAGAAAGGAATTCCCCAACAGGTCTTAGCCGCTCAATGTAATATGGAAAAATCTAATTTAAGTCGCTTAGAGTCAGGGG